The Fructilactobacillus myrtifloralis genome contains a region encoding:
- the ligA gene encoding NAD-dependent DNA ligase LigA — MQEADLHNLTVQEAAAEADKLRPQLVQWGKEYYENDQPTVPDAEYDQVYNRLVQLETAFPSIVTPDSPTQRVGGQVDSDFTKVPHPIPMLSLGDVFSAAELNQFVERLQQDYPEVQEFNCELKIDGLSIALRYEQGRLVQGSTRGNGTIGEDITANVKTIASVPQTLSRPIDIEVRGECYMGKEAFLALNQRRELAGQAIFANPRNAAAGSLRQLDPQVTAARHLSTFMYNVADYADLEATTQSGMLTELRELGFSVDPDYQVAHNLDEINAYIEKYQAARDQLSYGIDGIVIKTNSLALQQTIGHTVKVPKWAIAYKFPPEVARVQIEDIEWTIGRTGVVTPTAVFAPVKLAGTTVARATLHNPDYIEKKDIRIGDTVEVYKAGDIIPEVDHYLPAKRPATATPYVIPTTCPSCGAELVHLDDEVALRCINPQCPAQLAEQVTHFASRNAMDIEGLGPKIVKQLFDRNLIKDVASLYRLRFDDLINLDKFGEKSAQNLLQAIEQSRHNSLERLLFGLGIRHVGGKAALLLAQHFGSLDRLRQASAAEIEAIDSIGSTIADSLVTYFGEPHSQTLLQELADVGVNFDYQGRGPVTNQDDFFYGKKVVLTGKLEAMTRGEAQDYIEAHGGSVTSSVSKKTDLVIAGTDAGSKLTKAQELNVPVWDEQRFHTAMTNE; from the coding sequence GTGCAGGAAGCGGATCTTCACAACTTAACCGTCCAGGAAGCGGCGGCAGAAGCGGACAAACTGCGCCCCCAACTAGTGCAGTGGGGGAAGGAATACTATGAAAACGACCAACCGACGGTCCCGGATGCGGAGTACGATCAGGTCTATAACCGCCTGGTCCAGTTAGAAACGGCCTTTCCGTCAATTGTGACTCCGGATTCACCCACCCAACGTGTCGGCGGTCAGGTCGACAGTGACTTTACGAAGGTGCCGCACCCGATTCCGATGCTCTCGCTGGGCGATGTTTTCTCAGCGGCCGAGTTGAACCAGTTTGTGGAACGCTTGCAACAGGATTATCCGGAAGTCCAGGAGTTTAATTGCGAACTCAAAATTGACGGATTATCAATTGCATTGCGTTACGAACAGGGACGCTTAGTGCAGGGGTCGACCCGGGGCAATGGAACGATTGGAGAAGACATCACGGCGAACGTGAAGACGATTGCGTCGGTTCCCCAAACCCTCAGTCGGCCGATTGACATTGAGGTCCGGGGCGAGTGCTACATGGGCAAAGAGGCCTTTCTCGCGTTAAACCAACGGCGGGAACTAGCGGGACAAGCAATCTTTGCTAACCCGCGGAATGCGGCCGCTGGGAGTCTGCGCCAGTTAGATCCGCAGGTAACGGCCGCGCGGCACCTCAGCACCTTTATGTACAACGTGGCGGACTATGCCGACTTAGAGGCGACCACGCAGAGTGGGATGCTGACCGAACTCCGGGAACTCGGGTTTAGCGTGGATCCTGATTATCAGGTTGCGCACAACCTGGACGAAATTAACGCCTACATTGAAAAGTACCAAGCGGCCCGGGATCAACTGAGTTATGGGATCGACGGAATCGTGATTAAGACGAACTCATTGGCCTTACAACAAACCATCGGGCACACGGTCAAGGTCCCGAAGTGGGCGATTGCCTATAAGTTTCCGCCAGAAGTAGCGCGGGTCCAGATCGAGGACATCGAATGGACGATTGGGCGGACCGGGGTAGTTACACCGACCGCGGTCTTTGCTCCCGTGAAACTGGCGGGAACCACGGTCGCCCGGGCGACGTTGCACAATCCGGATTACATTGAAAAAAAGGACATTCGGATTGGTGACACGGTCGAAGTTTATAAGGCCGGAGACATTATTCCGGAAGTAGATCACTACTTACCAGCCAAACGACCTGCGACGGCTACTCCGTACGTGATTCCCACGACTTGCCCGTCGTGTGGCGCGGAGCTAGTCCACCTAGACGATGAGGTGGCGCTGCGGTGCATTAACCCGCAGTGTCCGGCGCAGTTAGCCGAACAAGTGACCCACTTTGCCTCTCGGAACGCGATGGACATTGAGGGGTTGGGACCAAAGATTGTGAAGCAACTGTTTGACCGTAATTTGATCAAGGATGTTGCCAGTCTGTACCGGTTACGGTTTGATGATCTGATTAACTTGGATAAGTTTGGCGAGAAGTCGGCGCAGAATTTGTTACAAGCCATTGAGCAAAGCCGGCACAACTCTTTAGAACGATTACTGTTTGGCCTTGGAATTCGCCACGTCGGTGGCAAAGCGGCTCTGTTGCTCGCGCAACATTTTGGTTCGCTAGACCGGTTGCGGCAAGCGAGCGCGGCTGAGATTGAGGCGATCGACTCGATTGGGAGTACGATTGCCGATAGCTTAGTGACGTACTTCGGTGAACCGCACAGTCAAACGCTGCTCCAGGAACTCGCGGACGTCGGGGTTAACTTTGACTATCAGGGTCGTGGTCCGGTTACCAATCAGGATGATTTCTTCTACGGGAAGAAAGTCGTGCTAACCGGTAAGCTGGAGGCGATGACCCGGGGAGAAGCCCAGGACTACATTGAAGCCCACGGCGGCAGCGTGACCAGTAGTGTTTCCAAGAAGACCGATCTGGTGATTGCTGGGACCGATGCCGGGAGTAAACTAACTAAAGCGCAGGAATTAAATGTACCGGTGTGGGATGAACAACGCTTCCACACCGCGATGACGAACGAATAA